From Streptomyces asiaticus, one genomic window encodes:
- a CDS encoding thioesterase II family protein: MQTETPSSFRLICFPESAHSTAYYLSLSELLLPTVEVLAIQYPLCAGLEDDDRLTDSADLADRIFGALGEWMDRPLAFFGHRAGADLAYRVAERLERETGTPLLTLFVSGRTAHWGMTLGPPALGCRIVALAGEGDPRTPLRGVRAWRRRTSGRFDLEVFPGSRYYLDSSRREVVNLVHDQLLSQVPVDAEWEAGAEDQGA; encoded by the coding sequence TTGCAAACCGAAACTCCGAGTAGTTTCCGGCTGATCTGTTTCCCGGAATCCGCCCACTCCACCGCGTACTACCTCTCCCTGTCCGAGCTTCTGCTGCCCACGGTGGAGGTGCTGGCGATCCAGTACCCCCTGTGTGCCGGGCTCGAGGACGATGACCGGCTGACCGACTCCGCCGACCTCGCGGACCGGATTTTCGGTGCGCTGGGGGAGTGGATGGACCGCCCGCTGGCCTTCTTCGGCCACCGGGCCGGCGCCGACCTCGCCTACCGCGTCGCCGAGCGCCTGGAACGGGAGACCGGGACGCCGCTGCTGACCCTGTTCGTCTCCGGCCGGACCGCGCACTGGGGCATGACCCTGGGGCCCCCGGCGCTCGGCTGCCGGATCGTCGCCCTCGCCGGTGAGGGCGACCCCAGGACCCCGCTGCGCGGCGTACGGGCCTGGCGGCGGCGGACGAGCGGACGATTCGACCTCGAGGTGTTTCCCGGTTCCCGCTACTACCTCGACTCGAGTCGGAGAGAGGTCGTCAACCTGGTGCACGACCAGCTGCTCTCCCAAGTCCCCGTCGACGCCGAGTGGGAAGCCGGCGCCGAAGACCAGGGAGCCTAG
- a CDS encoding LysR family transcriptional regulator — protein sequence MQLHQLRYFATVAETRHFTRAAELLHVAQPSLSQQIRALERELGADLFHRARGNIALTDAGEALLPLARQILADTETAHREVQEVAQLRRGRVRLGATPSLCASFVPDVLRRFHDEFPGIELIVDEGGSQDLVRTLSAGELDLALIITPVLGQAPALAATELLREELVVASSPASPPPTRRRRIQVEDLRDRPMVMFRRGYDLREFTTAACRAAGFEPSFTVEGGEMDAVLGFVRAGLGIAVLPGMVAARSGLRITPFAGHDMQRTIAVAHRKDVAPPRAARELRRVMLEHLRTAAAGEFGLPPTTTRLLP from the coding sequence GTGCAGTTGCATCAGCTGCGATATTTCGCCACCGTCGCGGAGACCCGGCACTTCACCCGCGCCGCGGAGCTCCTGCATGTCGCCCAGCCCTCGCTGTCCCAGCAGATCCGCGCCCTCGAGCGGGAGCTGGGAGCCGATCTCTTCCACCGGGCGCGCGGCAATATCGCCCTCACCGACGCGGGAGAGGCCCTGCTGCCACTGGCCCGCCAGATCCTCGCCGACACCGAGACCGCGCACCGCGAGGTCCAGGAGGTCGCCCAGCTGCGGCGCGGCCGGGTGCGGCTGGGGGCCACGCCGAGCCTGTGCGCCAGCTTCGTCCCCGATGTGCTGCGCCGCTTCCACGACGAGTTCCCGGGCATCGAGCTGATCGTGGACGAGGGCGGTTCCCAGGATCTGGTCCGCACGCTCTCCGCGGGCGAGCTGGACCTCGCGCTGATCATCACCCCGGTGCTCGGGCAGGCCCCCGCCCTCGCCGCCACCGAGCTGCTGCGGGAGGAGCTGGTGGTGGCCTCCTCACCCGCGTCCCCACCGCCCACCCGGCGCCGGCGGATCCAGGTCGAGGATCTCCGGGACCGCCCGATGGTGATGTTCCGGCGCGGCTACGACCTCCGGGAATTCACCACGGCGGCCTGCCGGGCGGCCGGTTTCGAGCCGTCCTTCACGGTGGAGGGCGGTGAGATGGACGCGGTGCTGGGCTTCGTACGGGCCGGGCTCGGCATCGCCGTACTGCCGGGGATGGTGGCGGCCAGGTCCGGGCTGCGGATCACGCCGTTCGCGGGCCACGACATGCAGCGCACCATTGCCGTCGCCCACCGTAAGGACGTCGCGCCGCCCCGGGCCGCGCGGGAGCTGCGCCGGGTGATGCTGGAGCATCTGCGGACGGCGGCCGCGGGGGAGTTCGGCCTGCCGCCGACCACGACGCGACTGCTGCCGTAG
- a CDS encoding helix-turn-helix transcriptional regulator encodes MLVERDQEIARLNRLLFEGAREGSRLAVISGAVTSGKTALLHTMTDTAGGRGVRVLPAVASASEQKFPYAVLEQLYQGMPTHLQRSRPRPGLDALRDPNGPDQAELSLLQNFHRTLDELTDDAPLLIAIDDVQFADLPSLRCLAYGIRRCRSEALSVVVSRGSLTGPAATALDELLHEPKVCHVRLAPLTVAGVSTLLTEELGTEEAGRHAAAYHEMTGGNLLLLRGLLDDRFSRLTRGPLDPAPGTDAPVAGELFRQAALSCVYRGGPAHRRVAHGVALLGDATSVPLLSRLIEVEERLVRQSVALLTEVGILHGGRFRSDAVRTVLLDDLELHELGPLHHRAARLLYEEGADPIDVARHLLSHEAPEPVEEWITQALCDAAVHAIAADRRELAMNCLQMADRYTTDEREALQLQATMVQAMWPFNPLSQMRRLQSLAGPAGSGLLPAPETIPVVIGLLGLGRMDEAAAALEQVSRAAAEHPGSELDTGLRAIRLALSSTYPDHPELRPFLDQEEDDGPWDVPLPPDQTPESPHVTAFRALLTVLSRGVDERAVRAAERVLETVRLSDRTMLTVHAALQTLVYADRHATATTWCDRLIEETSERGAKALLAYFCVLRAQIALRVGRLRDTVRYAERALEELPARGWGVTVGMPLGMLINAHTAMGNHDAAAELLARPVPDEMYRNRFGLHYLYARARHQLATGRQHAALTDFRACGEKMADWGLDSHATLTWRLGAAETWLTLGGQERAARLAEEQLELAGESSSRTRGAALRVLAATRPRQERIALLQQAVGVLQASGGWYEMARALADLAEAHKQLGDLDTSRLMTRRALRLADSCGADELSRSLQRTPARSALSEAARTGEDTAAFSELSDAESRVAALAASGYTNREIAAKLFITISTVEQHLTRVYRKINISQRRELPASLDFDVAYTA; translated from the coding sequence GTGTTGGTGGAGCGCGATCAGGAGATAGCCCGGCTCAATCGGCTCCTCTTCGAGGGCGCCCGCGAGGGAAGCCGGCTCGCCGTTATCAGCGGCGCCGTGACATCGGGAAAGACCGCACTTCTGCACACCATGACGGATACGGCGGGCGGACGCGGCGTCCGGGTGCTGCCCGCGGTCGCCTCCGCCTCGGAGCAGAAGTTCCCCTACGCCGTGCTCGAGCAGCTCTACCAGGGCATGCCGACCCATTTGCAGCGCTCCCGGCCGCGCCCCGGCCTCGACGCGCTCCGCGACCCGAACGGCCCGGACCAGGCCGAGCTCTCGCTGCTCCAGAACTTCCACCGCACCCTCGACGAACTGACCGACGACGCCCCCCTGTTGATCGCCATCGACGATGTCCAGTTCGCCGATCTGCCGTCGCTGCGCTGCCTGGCGTACGGCATCCGCCGCTGCCGCTCGGAGGCGCTGTCCGTCGTGGTGAGCCGCGGGTCGCTGACCGGACCCGCCGCCACCGCCCTGGACGAGCTGCTGCACGAGCCGAAGGTGTGCCACGTCCGGCTCGCCCCGCTCACCGTCGCGGGCGTCTCCACGCTGCTGACCGAGGAGTTGGGCACCGAGGAGGCCGGGCGGCACGCCGCCGCGTACCACGAGATGACCGGCGGCAATCTGCTGCTGCTGCGCGGTCTGCTGGACGACCGGTTCTCCCGCCTCACCCGCGGCCCGCTCGACCCCGCGCCCGGCACGGACGCCCCGGTGGCCGGGGAGCTGTTCCGGCAGGCGGCGCTGTCCTGCGTCTACCGCGGCGGCCCGGCCCACCGCCGGGTGGCCCACGGGGTCGCGCTGCTGGGTGACGCCACGTCCGTTCCCCTGCTGAGCAGGCTGATCGAGGTCGAGGAGCGGCTGGTACGGCAGTCCGTCGCGCTGCTCACCGAGGTCGGGATCCTGCACGGCGGACGGTTCCGCAGCGACGCGGTGCGCACCGTGCTCCTGGACGACCTGGAGCTGCACGAGCTCGGCCCGCTGCACCACCGGGCCGCCCGGCTGCTGTACGAGGAGGGCGCCGACCCCATCGACGTGGCCCGCCATCTGCTCAGCCACGAGGCGCCCGAGCCGGTCGAGGAGTGGATCACGCAGGCGCTGTGCGACGCGGCCGTGCACGCCATCGCCGCGGACCGCAGGGAACTGGCGATGAACTGCCTCCAGATGGCCGACCGTTACACCACCGACGAGCGCGAGGCGCTTCAGCTCCAGGCCACGATGGTGCAGGCCATGTGGCCGTTCAACCCGCTGTCCCAGATGCGGCGCCTTCAGTCGCTGGCCGGTCCGGCGGGCAGCGGGCTGCTGCCCGCGCCGGAGACCATCCCGGTCGTCATCGGGCTGCTGGGTCTTGGCCGGATGGACGAGGCGGCCGCCGCGCTCGAGCAGGTCAGCCGGGCCGCCGCCGAGCACCCGGGCTCCGAGCTGGACACCGGTCTTCGCGCCATCCGGCTCGCGCTGTCCTCCACCTACCCCGACCACCCCGAACTGCGGCCCTTCCTGGACCAGGAGGAGGACGACGGCCCGTGGGACGTCCCGCTGCCGCCGGACCAGACCCCGGAGTCGCCCCATGTGACCGCGTTCCGCGCGCTGCTGACGGTACTGAGCCGCGGGGTGGACGAGCGCGCCGTACGGGCCGCGGAGCGGGTGCTGGAGACCGTGCGGCTCTCGGACCGGACGATGCTGACGGTGCACGCCGCGCTCCAGACGCTGGTGTACGCCGACCGCCACGCCACCGCCACCACCTGGTGCGACCGGCTGATCGAGGAGACCTCCGAGCGCGGTGCCAAGGCGCTGCTGGCCTACTTCTGCGTGCTGCGGGCCCAGATCGCGCTGCGCGTGGGACGGCTGCGGGACACGGTCCGGTACGCGGAGCGGGCGCTGGAGGAGCTTCCGGCGCGCGGCTGGGGCGTCACCGTCGGCATGCCGCTGGGGATGCTGATCAACGCCCACACCGCGATGGGCAACCATGACGCGGCGGCCGAACTGCTCGCCCGCCCGGTGCCGGACGAGATGTACCGCAACCGCTTCGGGCTGCACTACCTCTACGCCCGGGCCCGGCACCAGCTGGCCACCGGCCGCCAGCACGCGGCCCTCACCGACTTCCGCGCCTGCGGCGAGAAGATGGCCGACTGGGGCCTTGACTCCCACGCCACCCTGACCTGGCGGCTCGGCGCCGCCGAGACCTGGCTGACGCTGGGCGGCCAGGAGCGGGCGGCGCGGCTGGCGGAGGAGCAGCTGGAGCTGGCCGGGGAGTCCTCCTCGCGCACCCGGGGCGCCGCGCTGCGGGTCCTGGCCGCCACCCGGCCGCGACAGGAGCGCATCGCGCTGCTCCAGCAGGCGGTGGGGGTGCTCCAGGCGAGCGGCGGCTGGTACGAGATGGCGCGGGCGCTGGCGGACCTGGCGGAGGCGCACAAGCAGCTCGGCGATCTGGACACCAGCCGGCTGATGACGCGTCGGGCCCTGCGGCTCGCGGACAGCTGCGGCGCCGACGAGCTGTCCCGCTCATTGCAGCGCACTCCGGCCCGTTCGGCCCTGTCGGAGGCGGCCCGTACCGGAGAGGATACCGCCGCCTTTTCCGAACTCTCCGATGCAGAAAGTCGAGTGGCAGCACTAGCAGCTTCCGGCTACACCAACCGCGAGATCGCCGCTAAGCTTTTCATCACGATCTCCACGGTGGAACAACACCTGACCCGTGTCTACCGGAAGATCAACATCAGCCAGCGCCGAGAACTGCCCGCGAGCCTGGATTTCGATGTCGCTTACACCGCCTGA
- the crcB gene encoding fluoride efflux transporter CrcB: MNWLLVIAGGMVGAPLRYLTDRAVQTRHDSVFPWGTFLVNVVGCLVLGLLTGAAAEGAASQRLQLLLGTGLCGALTTYSTFSFETVRLAEEGARLFAVANVVLSLVVGVGAAFAGVGLAHAIWG, encoded by the coding sequence GTGAACTGGCTGCTGGTGATCGCGGGCGGGATGGTCGGCGCCCCGCTGCGCTATCTGACCGACCGCGCGGTGCAGACACGGCACGACTCGGTGTTCCCGTGGGGCACGTTCCTGGTCAATGTGGTGGGCTGCCTGGTGCTGGGCCTGCTGACCGGCGCGGCGGCGGAGGGCGCGGCGTCCCAGCGGCTGCAACTGCTGCTGGGCACGGGGCTGTGCGGGGCGTTGACGACGTATTCGACGTTCTCGTTCGAGACCGTGCGGCTGGCCGAGGAGGGCGCCCGGCTCTTCGCCGTGGCGAATGTGGTGCTGAGCCTGGTGGTCGGGGTGGGCGCCGCCTTCGCGGGTGTGGGGCTGGCCCACGCGATCTGGGGCTGA
- a CDS encoding class I adenylate-forming enzyme family protein, protein MTAKIYALDSVQTLADFELDALRVADVIREHGVTHGDRVIFKAGNSAAYVSVLFALMHVGASIVLIDQQEHPDETRRIAGRTGAAIAFVDDDAPIHDDIRTVNLYELIAPAAGRPLTTRELDFDAWAGRRDGLIMWTSGSTGEPKGAVKSGRKFLTNLERNAAQVGHRPDDVLLPLLPFAHQYGLSMVLIAWLTRCSLVIAPYKRLDRAVQMAGRTGATVIDATPSSYRTMLNLVGRKPSLRAQLAGVRMFCSGAAPLDGALSERYVAEFGLPLLDSYGSTELGNIAFATLENPVSCGRAMDGIKLRVIDEDGHPAAPGEAGEIEVDTPDALEGHLAADGTIEAVPTGWQSTGDLGYLDGDDNLFVLGRKFAVHRSGYTLYPELIERKAALAEISTRIVPLPDERRAGDEQLVFFVEDEELRDAKHWRERLCQVLPVYEQPNRVEVLENFPLNRNGKPDKRRLEQLARG, encoded by the coding sequence ATGACCGCGAAGATCTACGCGCTCGACTCGGTGCAGACCCTGGCCGACTTCGAGCTGGACGCGCTGCGCGTCGCCGATGTGATCCGCGAGCACGGGGTGACCCACGGCGACCGCGTCATCTTCAAGGCGGGCAACTCCGCCGCCTACGTGAGCGTGCTGTTCGCGCTCATGCATGTGGGAGCCTCCATCGTCCTGATCGACCAGCAGGAGCACCCGGACGAGACCCGGCGGATAGCGGGGCGCACCGGCGCCGCGATCGCCTTCGTGGACGACGACGCCCCGATCCACGACGACATCCGTACGGTGAACCTCTACGAGCTGATCGCCCCGGCCGCCGGGCGCCCGCTGACCACCCGGGAGCTGGACTTCGACGCCTGGGCCGGCCGGCGCGACGGCCTGATCATGTGGACCTCCGGCTCCACCGGCGAACCCAAGGGCGCCGTCAAGTCCGGCCGTAAATTCCTCACCAACCTGGAGCGCAACGCCGCCCAGGTCGGGCACCGGCCGGACGATGTGCTGCTGCCGCTGCTGCCCTTCGCCCACCAGTACGGGCTGTCCATGGTGCTCATCGCCTGGCTCACCCGCTGCTCGCTGGTGATCGCCCCGTACAAGCGCCTGGACCGGGCCGTCCAGATGGCCGGACGGACCGGCGCCACGGTGATCGACGCCACCCCGTCCAGCTACCGCACCATGCTCAACCTGGTCGGCCGGAAGCCGTCGCTGCGGGCCCAGTTGGCGGGCGTCCGGATGTTCTGCTCGGGCGCCGCGCCGCTGGACGGGGCGCTCTCCGAGCGCTATGTGGCCGAATTCGGACTGCCGCTGCTGGACAGCTACGGCAGCACCGAGCTGGGCAACATCGCCTTCGCCACCCTGGAGAACCCGGTCTCCTGCGGCCGGGCCATGGACGGCATCAAGCTGCGGGTCATCGACGAGGACGGCCACCCGGCCGCCCCCGGCGAGGCCGGTGAGATCGAGGTCGACACCCCGGACGCGCTCGAGGGCCACCTCGCCGCGGACGGCACCATCGAGGCCGTGCCCACCGGCTGGCAGTCCACCGGCGACCTCGGCTACCTCGACGGGGACGACAACCTCTTCGTCCTGGGGCGGAAGTTCGCGGTGCACCGCTCCGGCTACACGCTCTACCCCGAGCTGATCGAGCGGAAGGCGGCACTCGCCGAGATCTCCACCCGGATCGTGCCGCTCCCCGACGAGCGCCGCGCCGGTGACGAGCAGCTGGTCTTCTTCGTGGAGGACGAGGAGCTGCGGGACGCCAAGCACTGGCGGGAGCGGCTCTGCCAGGTGCTCCCGGTCTACGAACAGCCCAACCGGGTCGAAGTGCTGGAGAACTTCCCGCTCAACCGGAACGGCAAGCCGGACAAGCGCCGCCTCGAGCAGCTCGCCCGGGGCTGA
- a CDS encoding sulfotransferase, with amino-acid sequence MRVVNQKLTFVVGTGRCGSTALSQIINIHPDVLSINELFASIPDTEVLDETPLSGSDFWGFLSRPNVVTNSMIKNGAIPPEFLYHRMPKRRFDAETTGIPAISVMVLPHLTDDPDALFDELAAEVTTWPTRRPADHWTALFATLGARFGNPGAVVERTGLSIGRVPEMHRAFPEARFVHLYRQGPDCAVSMSRHFSFRMIPMLWEMATHCGLETPMHLTPQHAAQLPPDLAPLLSDRYDPALVWDRPIPIDAFGTLWSETIVDGLRKLDEVPAEQRTALSYETLLEEPEKELIRLAEFIGVEPHRDWLDASIAHLDGGRPGAASKLAEEELTSLLESCSPGTRALAAHQ; translated from the coding sequence GTGCGCGTGGTCAACCAGAAGTTGACATTTGTCGTCGGCACCGGTCGGTGCGGTTCGACGGCTCTGTCTCAGATCATCAATATTCATCCGGATGTTCTCAGTATCAATGAATTGTTCGCCAGTATTCCGGACACGGAGGTACTGGACGAGACTCCGCTGAGCGGTTCGGATTTCTGGGGATTTCTGTCCCGGCCCAATGTGGTCACCAATAGCATGATCAAAAATGGCGCCATCCCGCCCGAGTTCCTCTACCACCGGATGCCCAAGCGGCGGTTCGACGCGGAGACCACCGGTATCCCGGCCATCAGCGTCATGGTGCTGCCCCATCTGACCGACGACCCCGACGCGCTCTTCGACGAGTTGGCGGCCGAGGTCACCACCTGGCCCACCCGCCGTCCGGCGGACCACTGGACGGCCCTCTTCGCCACCCTCGGCGCACGGTTCGGCAACCCCGGAGCCGTCGTCGAGCGCACCGGCCTGTCCATCGGCCGCGTACCCGAGATGCACCGCGCCTTCCCCGAGGCCCGCTTTGTGCACCTCTACCGCCAGGGCCCCGACTGTGCCGTCTCGATGAGCCGCCACTTCAGCTTCCGGATGATCCCGATGCTGTGGGAGATGGCCACCCACTGCGGTCTCGAGACCCCGATGCATCTGACGCCGCAGCACGCGGCCCAGCTCCCGCCCGACCTGGCCCCGCTGCTGAGCGACCGCTATGACCCGGCGCTGGTGTGGGACCGTCCCATCCCGATCGACGCGTTCGGCACTCTGTGGTCCGAGACGATCGTCGACGGTCTGCGGAAGCTGGACGAGGTCCCGGCGGAGCAGCGCACCGCGCTGTCGTACGAGACCCTGCTGGAGGAGCCGGAGAAGGAGCTGATCCGGCTCGCCGAGTTCATCGGGGTGGAACCGCACCGCGACTGGCTGGACGCGTCCATCGCCCACCTCGACGGTGGCCGGCCGGGCGCGGCGAGCAAGCTGGCCGAGGAGGAGCTCACCTCGCTGCTGGAGTCCTGTAGCCCGGGGACGCGGGCGCTGGCCGCCCACCAGTAG
- a CDS encoding flavin monoamine oxidase family protein — protein sequence MTCATASATTMLVPDFPFSYDRWLSHPAGLGALPAAMHGTEVAVIGGGMSGLTAAYELLRLGLSPVLYEAEQLGGRMRSTPFPGNPEYKAEMGAMRFPIAARSLFHYIDLLGLSTRPFPNPLAPATASTLIDLNGGQDRARTAGELPEVYQEVADAWDKALQERADLATLRDAIQRRDVGTLKTVWNSLVKEFDDQSFYGFLATSSTFQSFRHREIFGQVGFGTGGWDTDFPNSVLEILRVVVTEADDNQVGIVGGSSQVPNGLWEHRPETLAHWPRGTSLASLHGGRPRPAVTRLRRTADGIRVTDESGEEREFPAVVFSPHVWTLLNRVDCDPTLLSTPQWTAVERTHYMGASKLFVLVDRPFWRDTDPATGQDAMSMTLTDRMPRGVYLFDDGPDRPGVMCLSYTWNDDSLKVATLSAEERLETLLTKLAAIYPGVDIRSHIIAGPLTVTWETEPRFMGAFKNNLPGHYRYQRRLFTQFMQDGTDPAQQGFFLCGDDVSWTAGFAEGAVTTALNAVWGVLRHLGGTTHPDNPGPGDLFDTFAPLELPYD from the coding sequence ATGACGTGCGCCACCGCGTCCGCCACGACGATGCTCGTGCCGGATTTCCCGTTTTCCTACGACAGATGGCTGTCCCATCCAGCAGGTCTGGGCGCCCTGCCTGCTGCGATGCACGGAACCGAGGTCGCCGTCATCGGCGGCGGGATGTCCGGACTGACCGCGGCCTATGAGCTTCTACGACTAGGGCTTTCCCCAGTTCTTTATGAAGCCGAGCAACTGGGCGGCCGGATGCGTTCCACGCCCTTCCCCGGTAATCCGGAATACAAGGCGGAGATGGGCGCCATGCGCTTTCCCATCGCCGCCCGATCGCTGTTCCATTACATCGATCTGCTGGGCCTGTCCACTCGTCCTTTCCCTAATCCTTTGGCACCGGCCACCGCGAGCACGCTGATCGACCTGAACGGCGGTCAGGACCGGGCGCGCACCGCCGGTGAGCTCCCGGAGGTCTACCAGGAGGTCGCCGACGCCTGGGACAAGGCGCTCCAGGAGCGGGCCGACCTGGCCACGCTGCGGGACGCCATCCAGCGGCGGGACGTCGGCACGCTGAAGACCGTATGGAACTCGCTGGTCAAGGAGTTCGACGACCAGTCCTTCTACGGCTTCCTCGCCACCTCCTCCACCTTCCAGTCGTTCCGCCACCGGGAGATCTTCGGCCAGGTGGGCTTCGGCACCGGCGGCTGGGACACCGACTTCCCCAACTCGGTGCTGGAGATCCTGCGTGTCGTGGTCACCGAGGCCGACGACAACCAAGTGGGCATAGTCGGCGGCTCCTCCCAGGTGCCGAACGGACTGTGGGAGCACCGGCCCGAGACGCTCGCACACTGGCCGCGGGGCACCTCGCTGGCCTCGCTGCACGGCGGCCGGCCCCGGCCCGCGGTCACCCGGCTGCGGCGGACCGCCGACGGCATCCGGGTGACGGACGAGAGCGGCGAGGAGCGCGAGTTCCCCGCGGTGGTCTTCAGCCCGCATGTGTGGACGCTGCTGAACCGGGTCGACTGCGATCCGACGCTGCTGTCCACTCCGCAGTGGACGGCGGTGGAGCGCACCCACTACATGGGCGCGTCCAAGCTGTTCGTCCTGGTCGACCGGCCGTTCTGGCGGGACACCGACCCGGCGACCGGCCAGGACGCGATGAGCATGACGCTCACCGACCGGATGCCGCGCGGGGTCTATCTGTTCGACGACGGGCCCGACCGGCCCGGGGTGATGTGCCTGTCGTACACCTGGAACGACGACTCGCTGAAGGTCGCCACGCTCTCGGCCGAGGAGCGGCTGGAGACGCTGCTGACCAAGCTGGCCGCGATCTATCCGGGTGTGGACATCCGGTCGCACATCATCGCGGGGCCGCTGACCGTCACCTGGGAGACCGAGCCCCGCTTCATGGGGGCCTTCAAGAACAATCTACCCGGCCACTACCGCTATCAGCGGCGGCTATTCACCCAGTTCATGCAGGACGGGACGGATCCGGCGCAGCAGGGGTTCTTCCTGTGCGGGGACGATGTCTCCTGGACGGCCGGTTTCGCCGAGGGCGCGGTGACCACGGCGCTGAACGCGGTGTGGGGCGTGCTCCGCCACCTCGGCGGCACCACCCATCCGGACAACCCCGGCCCCGGTGATCTCTTCGACACCTTCGCGCCGCTGGAGCTTCCGTACGACTGA
- a CDS encoding ABC transporter ATP-binding protein, whose protein sequence is MNTTRPIDFAVVVDGLVKKYPGRPVPAVDNLSFTVRHGEVFGFLGPNGAGKTTTIGILTTRVAPSGGRAFVQGVDVVRRPAVARQSFAIVPQRNNLDRSLTIRQNLTFHAGYHGLSRSERNRLADESLEWVGLGDHAKARADQVSGGQAQRVMIARALMHRPRVLFLDEPATGLDPQSQIFVRDRVAELKTRGVTVVITTHDMEEASKLCDRIGIVDHGKLLALDTPEALTSRMSNTALTVTVRPPHSGMNGVVHMVQGLGVAERVEVLQAEDDMAAAMQGGAPAFNDGTFRMKVYSNAPSSVLLPTVIKALTDTECEIKDLNVSKASLEDVFVDLTGKEMR, encoded by the coding sequence ATGAACACAACACGTCCTATTGATTTCGCCGTCGTTGTCGACGGCTTGGTCAAGAAGTACCCCGGCCGGCCCGTTCCGGCTGTCGACAATCTCAGCTTCACCGTCAGGCACGGTGAGGTCTTCGGCTTCCTCGGGCCCAACGGAGCGGGTAAGACCACCACCATCGGCATCCTGACCACCCGTGTCGCCCCCAGCGGTGGGCGTGCCTTCGTCCAGGGCGTCGACGTGGTGCGCAGGCCGGCGGTGGCCCGGCAGTCCTTCGCCATCGTGCCGCAGCGCAACAACCTGGACCGGTCACTGACGATCCGCCAGAACCTGACCTTCCACGCCGGCTACCACGGTCTCTCGCGCTCCGAGCGCAACCGCCTCGCGGACGAGAGCCTGGAGTGGGTGGGCCTCGGCGACCACGCCAAGGCCCGGGCGGACCAGGTCTCCGGCGGTCAGGCACAGCGCGTGATGATCGCGCGGGCCCTGATGCACCGCCCCCGAGTGCTGTTCCTGGACGAGCCGGCCACCGGCCTCGACCCGCAGTCCCAGATCTTCGTCCGCGACCGGGTCGCCGAACTCAAGACCCGTGGCGTCACGGTGGTGATCACCACCCACGACATGGAGGAAGCGTCCAAGCTCTGTGACCGGATCGGCATCGTCGACCACGGCAAGCTGCTGGCTCTGGACACCCCCGAGGCGCTGACCAGCCGGATGAGCAACACCGCGCTGACCGTCACGGTGCGCCCGCCGCACAGCGGGATGAACGGCGTGGTCCACATGGTGCAGGGCCTCGGGGTCGCCGAGCGGGTCGAGGTGCTCCAGGCCGAGGACGACATGGCCGCCGCCATGCAGGGCGGGGCCCCGGCCTTCAACGACGGCACGTTCCGGATGAAGGTCTACAGCAACGCGCCGTCCTCCGTGCTGCTGCCCACGGTCATCAAGGCCCTGACCGACACCGAGTGCGAAATCAAGGACCTGAATGTGAGCAAGGCGAGCCTGGAAGACGTCTTTGTCGACCTGACGGGGAAGGAGATGCGATGA
- a CDS encoding DUF190 domain-containing protein yields the protein MTGEPALRLTVFIGENDTWHRKPLSAEIVHRAHRAGLAGASVFRGVEGYGSSSLIHTSRLLSLGEDLPMAVVIIDTEERVRSFLPELEEIVGDGLVVVDPVEIVRPRRQAR from the coding sequence GTGACCGGCGAGCCCGCGCTGCGGCTGACCGTCTTCATCGGCGAGAACGACACCTGGCACCGCAAACCGCTGTCCGCCGAGATCGTCCACCGCGCCCATCGCGCGGGGCTCGCGGGGGCGAGCGTGTTCCGCGGTGTCGAGGGGTACGGCTCCTCGTCCCTGATCCACACCTCGCGGCTGCTGTCGCTCGGCGAGGATCTGCCCATGGCCGTCGTGATCATCGATACGGAGGAGCGAGTGCGGTCCTTCCTGCCCGAGCTGGAGGAGATCGTGGGTGACGGCCTCGTGGTGGTCGACCCGGTCGAGATCGTGCGCCCCCGGAGGCAGGCCCGGTGA